CCGCTTGCCGCGGAGGACCAGAGGGAGAAAGAATCCCCACTATCGGGGACTTTCGACGCGTACGTTCTCAGCCAGTTCCGGGGGCGGATTGGCAATTACGGTCTCGCCCCCACGCAGGCCGCTGAGCACCATCAGCAGACCATCGCGCGCGGGCCCCTCGACCTCGACCGCCACGCGCTTGGCACGACCATCGATCACGCGCCAGACATAGCTCTTGCCGGTGTCCTGGACGATGGCATTTTCAGGCACGAACGGGGCTCGGGCCGGCTCCCCCGCCGCTGCCCGATCTTCGAAGGGCAAGAAGTGTACCGTGGCGCTGAGCTCGGGAAATAATCGATCGTTCGGGTCGATCACTTCGACCTTCACTTTGACGATGCCGCGTGTGCGATCGCCCATGGGAATGATTTCGCGCAGGCGACCGCGATAGCGACGATCGGGCACGGCGTCCACCGCGATCTCGGCCGGCTGGCCGCGCCGCAGGCTGCCGAGATAATCTTCCTTCACGTCGGTATCGACTTCGAGGTGCGACAGGTCGGCCAGCGTCGCCACCGAGCCGCGCCCCGAGGCGAGCCCCATGCCGCCGGGCATGATCGTCTCGCCCAACTCCGCCTCCTTCGAGATGATCGTGCCGGCGAAGGGAGCATAGACGCGCATGTTCTGAATCGACTCTTCCGCTTCGCGCACGCGTGCTTTCGCACTTTCGAGCGCCGCCGCCATGGCCGCCACGCGGGCGGTGGCGGTGTTGAACTCCGCTTCGGCGTTGTCGAGCGCCGCCTGCGTCCCCGCCTTGCGCGTAAAGTTCTGCTTCTCGCGGGCGAAGTTGCGATCGGCCAGCACGAGCATGTTGTGGGCCTCGTTCAACTCGGCCTCGCGCTGCGTGACCTCAACCTTGCGCGAAGCGAGCGTCGCGTCGAGATCGCTATGCTCGAGCTCGGCTAGCAGGTCGCCGGCCTCGACCGTGTCCCCTTCTTCGACCAGCATCTTGGCGATGCGACCGGGTGCTTTGGCGCCGACGGCGGCTTGCTTGCGCGATTCGAGATAACCGGTGGCCGTCAACACACGGCTGGCCTGCCCCAAAGTCATCACCCGCACCGTGTCGGTTTTCACCACGATTCGGCGCTCGAAAGAGTCGCCGAGCATCCACCAGGCCACACCGCCGCCGGCTGCCGCCAGGGCCAGGACGACGAGGACGAACGCCAACCAGGTGCCGCGCGAACTGCTCTTGCGCGAGCGGTCGATGCGCAGTGCCGAAAGCTCGGGACGCGTGCTCGTGGAAGCCACGGGGATGAAGACCCGTCAGAAGGGATATGGATGCAACATCCAGATTGTATCAGACCGGCGCCCGAGTTTCCAAAGAGACCTTTCGCAAGAAGGCGGCCTGGGGAGGTTGGAATCGTGTCGAAAACGTGGGGCTGGTATAGTTGTAGGAGATCATCCGCCCGCGCAACCTGGTCCGTACCCAGGGATGGCTGCCAGGTACTCTGCCGCGACCACCACTCCGCCTCTGAGACGTTCGATGAACCTGCTCGTCATTGTGCTTCCCTCGGCCATCCTGCTCACGATTGCCTACTGGACGTACGGCCCCCTGTTGTCACGGCTGTTGGGTTTGGATCGGAATCGGAAGACCCCGGCCGTCGAGCTACGCGACGACCTCGACTACGTGCCGATCTCGCCCCCCTTCCTGCTCAGCCAGCACTTCTCGGCGATTGCCGCCGCGGGGCCGATCGTGGGGCCGATCTTTGCCGGAGTCTGGTTCGGCTGGCTGCCAGCGCTCATCTGGATCCTCGTCGGCTCGATCCTGGTCGGCGGCG
The sequence above is a segment of the Pirellulales bacterium genome. Coding sequences within it:
- a CDS encoding efflux RND transporter periplasmic adaptor subunit — encoded protein: MASTSTRPELSALRIDRSRKSSSRGTWLAFVLVVLALAAAGGGVAWWMLGDSFERRIVVKTDTVRVMTLGQASRVLTATGYLESRKQAAVGAKAPGRIAKMLVEEGDTVEAGDLLAELEHSDLDATLASRKVEVTQREAELNEAHNMLVLADRNFAREKQNFTRKAGTQAALDNAEAEFNTATARVAAMAAALESAKARVREAEESIQNMRVYAPFAGTIISKEAELGETIMPGGMGLASGRGSVATLADLSHLEVDTDVKEDYLGSLRRGQPAEIAVDAVPDRRYRGRLREIIPMGDRTRGIVKVKVEVIDPNDRLFPELSATVHFLPFEDRAAAGEPARAPFVPENAIVQDTGKSYVWRVIDGRAKRVAVEVEGPARDGLLMVLSGLRGGETVIANPPPELAENVRVESPR